The window ATCGCCATCAAAGGTGGTAGCCAATAGGTATGCCACAGTGGCCGCGCCTTAATGGCCATGGTTTCCATGCCAGTGTAGAGGGCAATACTGCAGGCACTCAGGGCTGTGATAATCGCGATCGGCTTGATGAATTTGTCACTGTTCCAATCACCGACTCTCAGTAATTGGCCGATACGACTCAGCCAATCAGAGTCTTGATTTGCGGTGTGCTTAGGCAGATATTGACGCAGTAATAGCCAAGCAAACAACGCGCTGGTGCCCGAGAATACCGGCAGTAAAAAGGCGCCATACCACATCCAAGAATCGGGGCGAACTTGCGCATAAAAATGCCAAGCCCGCAGCGGTTGGTGTAAATCGGCGAGCAAGGCAATAGGCGCGACGATACCTGCGGTCAGCATTAAACAGGCGCAGAGTTTCAGCAGTCTGTCATCGGGTTTTGCGTGACTAAACAAGTGTATTGTCGCGACCCACACACTGGCATAGGCGAGCCCCATCATAAAAAAGTATTGCACCGCCCAAGGTAGCCAAGTAATGGCGATATCTGGGGTAAAGATTTCTTTAATGACCATGGTGGATCTCCTCGCCAGTATCGGTAAGTAAGGTTCTAACGGGGGCTTGGCCGCTGATCTTGTCCACAAAGGCACTGCTCATGCCGATGTAGAACACCCGTGGCGCAGTGTTGGCCGTCGGTTTGAGTACCTTTATATCGGTTTTATTGGTGGCGAGCAGTTGGCTTATCTGGCTGTGGGGATCGTTAAGATCGCCAATCACACGGGCTTCTCCCACACAGGTTTCGACGCAGGCGGGCAGTAATCCCGCATCCAACCTATGGGCGCAGAAGGTACATTTGTCGGCGGTATTAGTATCGTGGTTGATAAAGCGCGCATCGTAGGGACAGGCTTGCACGCAGTAGCCACAGCCAACGCACCATTCATTATTGACGACCACTATGCCGTCTTTGCGCTGGAAGGTAGCCCCCGTAGGACAAACTGGAATACAGGGCGGGTTTTCGCAGTGATTACAAAGCCTTGGCAGCATTAAAAACGCAGGCGGCGTGGTATCTTCCTGCTGCGAGACTTCATACTGCTGCACTGTGGTGCGAAATTGCCCTAGGGGCGGTTGATTCTCGATAGTGCAAGCGACGGTACAGGCTTGGCAGCCCACGCAGCGGCGCAAGTCAATTACCATACCGTAACGTTTATCCACTTGGCCTTCGCTGGCGCTGTGCACTTGAGGGCCGCGTTGATTATCCTGCGCATACACTTGCACCACAGGGATGAGTGCGGCGCCAACACTGACGCTGGCCATTTTGCCGAGAAACTGACGTTTACTCTTGTCCATACAGATTTCCTTCACTACTTGCAGATGGCGAATAAACTGGCTCATAGACCTAGCGTTAAGGTTTATGGCGAGGTTTACAGGCATTCTGTAAAAGGCGAGGCGGCATAACTATAGTGGTTTTCCACATATCGGGTGTGGATTTGATCTAGCGCAACAAATATCCGTTAGAATAGCCTTCAAAATGATAGGGTTTTATTTTTACGGCTTTTAAACTTAAGTTTGGCCCGCTTTCAATTTGAATTGGATCTGCTTTTAACTGGATTTAAGCTTGAGTTGAGCTTGAGTTGAATTTGAGTGATTGGGGATAAAGGATTGCACTTCACGTTATTTAGGATGATGAAAACAGTGTTTAGCTCAGGGATGTCACTCAAGTGGCCGTTATCAATTCAAGGTTCAATCGAGCCTAAGATGACACAGCGAACGATTTTAAGGATGTCACTTAGGACTAAGGTGTTCATCACGTTATTAGCGTGCTTGTTCGCTTCGGCAAACGTGTTTGCCGTAGAGCCGCAGAATCAAAGTGCGCCTTCGGATGTAATGGACGCTGAGGTTGTTGCGCCAGTCTCTACCGAAGAACCTGGTTATCAAGTGGTCGATGTGGGTGTGTTAGCCATCCGCGGTTATAAGGCGACCATCAACCGCTGGCAGCCGTTAATGGGTTGGCTTGAAACCCAAATTCCCAACAGTTACTTTAGGTTACATCCTCTCACCCTCGATGAGCTCGCTAAGGGCGTTGAAACCCAAGGGCTCGATTTTGTGATCACCAACCCAGGGCAATCTGTGTTGCTGGCGCGGCAATATTCTCTCACTTGGTTGGCAACCCTGCGCAGCCCGTTAAATAATGGCGCGGCAATGCAAGTGGGTTCGGCGCTGGTGGTGCGCGCCGATTCACCCTATCACACCTTAAGTGATCTCAAGGGACGTCGACTCGGGATAGTGTCGAAAAATGCCTTTGGTGGTTACTTGACCTTAGTGTACGAAGCGCAGCTAAAAGGCATAGATTTGCCTCGCTTTGTGGGTGAGATCATTCCGCTGGGGTTCCCGCTAGATAATCTGTTGTATCAGTTAGACGATCAAAAAA of the Shewanella baltica genome contains:
- the nrfD gene encoding NrfD/PsrC family molybdoenzyme membrane anchor subunit → MVIKEIFTPDIAITWLPWAVQYFFMMGLAYASVWVATIHLFSHAKPDDRLLKLCACLMLTAGIVAPIALLADLHQPLRAWHFYAQVRPDSWMWYGAFLLPVFSGTSALFAWLLLRQYLPKHTANQDSDWLSRIGQLLRVGDWNSDKFIKPIAIITALSACSIALYTGMETMAIKARPLWHTYWLPPLMAMSALLAACGTLAVLNRLLKGYQQSTQDKLLLWVRASFGLFALCLIGWALFDKGSAPEAALLLETSPSWQLAAIWVLVTLAVLALMLAIRHLPNVAMLIVSLTAIHLAWGFRWIVLIQAQTDPKYGAGTYLYQLPWGPEGLLGIAGTFGLWLALMALVSELIRHTPSAKLAR
- the dsrO gene encoding sulfate reduction electron transfer complex DsrMKJOP subunit DsrO; protein product: MDKSKRQFLGKMASVSVGAALIPVVQVYAQDNQRGPQVHSASEGQVDKRYGMVIDLRRCVGCQACTVACTIENQPPLGQFRTTVQQYEVSQQEDTTPPAFLMLPRLCNHCENPPCIPVCPTGATFQRKDGIVVVNNEWCVGCGYCVQACPYDARFINHDTNTADKCTFCAHRLDAGLLPACVETCVGEARVIGDLNDPHSQISQLLATNKTDIKVLKPTANTAPRVFYIGMSSAFVDKISGQAPVRTLLTDTGEEIHHGH